A window of the Synchiropus splendidus isolate RoL2022-P1 chromosome 6, RoL_Sspl_1.0, whole genome shotgun sequence genome harbors these coding sequences:
- the smarcd1 gene encoding SWI/SNF-related matrix-associated actin-dependent regulator of chromatin subfamily D member 1 — MAARGGFQTAATGGGGGAMGPGPPVPGAGPGMGPGTPTGRMGPSSGAQNHMYRSPMPGPGYPRPGMPPSSRMTPQGPAMGPPGYGNSPVSRPGMPGVMDPSRKRPAPQQIQQVQQQNRNQHTKKKKMADKILPQRIRELVPESQAYMDLLAFERKLDQTIMRKRLDIQEALKRPIKQKRKLRIFISNTFNPAKPDAEDGEGTVASWELRVEGRLLEDTAVSKYEATKQKRKFSSFFKSLVIELDKDLYGPDNHLVEWHRTATTQETDGFQVKRPGDVGVRCTVLLMLDYQPPQFKLDPRLARMLGIHTQTRPVIIQALWQYVKTHKLQDPHEREFINCDKYLQQIFETQRMKFSEIPQRLHALLMPPEPIIINHVISVDPNDQKKTACYDIDVEVDDTLKTQMNSFLLSTASQQEIAGLDNKIHETIETINQLKTQREFMLSFARDPQGFINDWLQSQCRDLKTMTDVVGNPEEERRAEFYYQPWAQEAVCRYFYSKVQQRRQELEQALGIRNT; from the exons ATGGCGGCCAGAGGGGGGTTTCAAACAGCGGCAACGGGCGGTGGTGGCGGTGCAATGGGACCAGGGCCTCCGGTACCTGGTGCAGGACCGGGCATGGGTCCCGGAACTCCCACGGGAAGGATGGGGCCGTCGTCGGGCGCGCAGAACCACATGTACCGCTCTCCGATGCCAGGGCCCGGGTACCCG AGGCCAGGCATGCCTCCATCCAGCCGCATGACTCCGCAGGGACCAGCCATGGGTCCCCCAGGATACGGCAACAGCCCGGTGTCTCGCCCAGGGATGCCAGGCGTCATGGATCCTTCTCGGAAAAGACCAGCACCTCAGCAGATTCAACAGGTTCAGCAGCAGAACCGCAACCAGCA cacaaagaagaagaaaatggctGACAAAATTCTACCTCAGAGG ATCAGGGAGCTTGTACCGGAGTCGCAAGCCTACATGGATCTGCTTGCTTTTGAGAGGAAATTGGACCAAACTATAATGAGGAAGAGGTTAGATATCCAGGAGGCTTTGAAAAGACCCATTAAG CAAAAGAGGAAGCTCCGTATCTTCATTTCCAACACCTTCAATCCTGCCAAGCCAGATGCAGAGGATGGGGAAGGCACAGTCGCTTCATGGGAGCTTCGTGTTGAAGGGCGTCTTCTAGAAGAT ACTGCTGTGTCCAAGTATGAAGCGACAAAGCAGAAGAGAAAGTTCTCTTCTTTCTTCAAGTCACTGGTGATTGAGTTGGACAAGGACCTTTATGGTCCTGACAACCACCTTGTTGAG TGGCACAGGACTGCCACTACACAGGAGACTGATGGTTTCCAGGTGAAGAGACCAGGTGACGTGGGAGTTCGCTGTACTGTCTTGCTCATGCTGGACTATCAG CCTCCTCAGTTCAAGCTGGACCCTCGACTGGCTCGCATGCTGGGCATCCACACCCAGACCCGACCGGTCATCATCCAGGCTCTCTGGCAGTATGTCAAGACCCACAAGCTTCAGGACCCTCATGAGCGAGAGTTCATCAATTGTGACAAATACTTGCAGCAG ATCTTTGAAACCCAGAGGATGAAGTTCTCTGAGATCCCGCAGCGGTTGCATGCCCTCCTGATGCCCCCTGAGCCAATCATAATCAACCATGTCATCAG CGTGGACCCCAATGACCAGAAAAAGACTGCTTGTTACGACATCGACGTGGAGGTGGACGACACGCTGAAGACTCAGATGAATTCCTTCCTGCTCTCCACTGCCAGCCAGCAGGAAATAGCTGGACTGGATAATAAG ATCCACGAAACCATTGAGACCATAAACCAGCTGAAGACCCAGAGAGAGTTCATGCTGAGTTTTGCCAGAGATCCTCAGGGCTTTATCAACGACTGGCTGCAGTCACAGTGCCGAGACCTCAAG ACTATGACGGATGTGGTAGGAAACCCAGAAGAGGAGCGCAGAGCTGAATTCTACTACCAGCCCTGGGCTCAGGAGGCCGTCTGTCGCTACTTCTACTCCAAG GTCCAGCAGAGACGTCAGGAGCTGGAGCAGGCGCTCGGCATCAGGAACACCTAA
- the LOC128760711 gene encoding glycerol-3-phosphate dehydrogenase [NAD(+)], cytoplasmic-like, protein MAALKKVCVIGSGNWGSAIAKIVGANAAKYEKFDSTVNMWVFEETVNDRKLSEIINTDHENVKYLPGHKLPTNVRAVPDLVESVKGADILIFVVPHQFIIRVCDTIKDHIKKEAVGMSLIKGVDTGPEGLKLISEVIRARLGICMTVLMGANIASEVAEDKFCETTIGCKDKAHGPVLKELMQTTNFRVTVVEESDVVEICGALKNIVAVGAGFCDGLGFGDNTKAAVIRLGLMEMISFARVFCTNCPVSASTFLESCGVADLITTCYGGRNRKIGEAFAKTGKSIEQLENEMLNGQKLQGPATAAEINHILKQKNLVERFPLFTAVYQICFNGQPVTEFISCLQNHPEHM, encoded by the exons ATGGCGGCGTtaaagaaagtgtgtgtgatcGGCTCCGGTAACTG gggTTCCGCCATCGCTAAGATCGTTGGTGCCAATGCAGCCAAGTATGAGAAGTTCGATTCCACAGTCAACATGTGGGTGTTTGAGGAGACGGTGAACGATCGCAAGCTCTCCGAAATCATCAACACCGACCATGAGAATGTGAAGTACCTGCCGGGACACAAGCTGCCCACCAACGTG CGTGCCGTTCCGGACCTGGTGGAGTCGGTGAAAGGAGCCGACATCCTGATCTTCGTGGTCCCTCACCAGTTCATCATCCGAGTGTGCGACACCATCAAGGACCACATCAAAAAGGAGGCAGTAGGGATGTCGCTGATCAAG GGTGTGGATACGGGTCCAGAGGGTCTCAAGTTGATCTCTGAGGTCATCAGGGCGAGGCTTGGCATCTGCATGACAGTCCTCATGGGAGCAAACATCGCCAGTGAGGTCGCTGAGGACAAATTCTGTGAGACAACCATCG GATGCAAAGACAAAGCACATGGTCCAGTTCTGAAAGAGCTGATGCAGACAACCAACTTCAGAGTGACAGTGGTGGAAGAGTCGGATGTGGTGGAGATCTGTGGAGCACTGAAG aaCATTGTGGCAGTCGGAGCAGGCTTCTGCGACGGGCTGGGATTCGGCGACAACACCAAGGCCGCCGTCATCCGTCTGGGTCTGATGGAGATGATCTCCTTCGCCAGAGTGTTCTGCACGAACTGCCCCGTCTCCGCCAGCACCTTCCTGGAGAGCTGCGGCGTGGCTGACCTCATCACCACCTGCTATGGTGGCCGCAACCGCAAGATCGGCGAAGCTTTCGCTAAGACTGGCAAA TCGATTGAACAGCTGGAAAATGAGATGCTGAATGGTCAGAAGCTTCAAGGTCCAGcgacagcagctgagatcaatCACATCTTGAAGCAGAAAAACTTGGTAGAAAG GTTCCCTCTCTTCACGGCTGTTTACCAGATCTGCTTCAACGGTCAGCCAGTCACAGAGTTCATCAGCTGCCTCCAGAACCACCCGGAGCACATGTGA
- the cers5 gene encoding ceramide synthase 5: protein MAALSAWFWNERFWLPHNVTWADLADPAPGVEYPKVGHLFTALPLALVIFCLRILFERFIASNCASSIRIYPGVGRRAQPNTVLEKVFTSITKNPDTRHLDGLSKQLDWDVRKVQRWFRHRRNQDKPSTHTKFCESMWRFTFYLCIFIYGIQFLWQTPWMWDTRHCWYGYPYQTLRPGLYYYYVTELAFYWSLMFSQFTDIKRKDFLVMFIHHLATVSLISFSYINNMVRVGSLVMCVHDASDFLLEAAKMANYAKSQRLCDFLFVMFSVVFFITRLVVYPIWVLNSTMFESWAIVGPYPSWWLFNILLLVLQILHIIWSYLIARIAIKAVLRGKVCNDVRSDIESSSEDERDSPTEDHKTSTHMSKGENGTNGHCAAPRARVQNHSL, encoded by the exons ATGGCTGCGCTCTCAGCCTGGTTTTGGAACGAGCGGTTCTGGCTGCCACACAACGTCACCTGGGCGGATCTGGCGGACCCAGCACCCGGGGTGGAGTATCCAAAAGTCGGACACTTGTTTACCGCTTTGCCGCTCGCTTTGGTCATTTTCTGCTTGAGAATACTCTTTGAACG ATTTATCGCCAGCAACTGCGCCAGCAGCATCCGAATTTATCCAGGTGTGGGTCGCCGAGCGCAGCCTAACACCGTGCTGGAGAAAGTGTTTACATCCATCACGAAG AATCCAGACACTCGCCATCTAGATGGACTCTCCAAGCAGCTGGACTGGGATGTACGGAAGGTCCAGCGTTGGTTCCGACACCGACGGAACCAGGACAAGCCTAGTACACACACTAAGTTCTGTGAGAGCAT GTGGAGGTTTACCTTTTATTTATGCATATTTATCTATGGGATCCAGTTTCTGTGGCAG ACTCCCTGGATGTGGGACACGCGGCACTGCTGGTACGGCTACCCTTATCAG ACGCTGCGCCCAGgactctactactactacgtGACAGAACTGGCCTTCTACTGGTCGctcatgttctcccagtttacTGACATCAAGAGGAAG GATTTCCTCGTCATGTTCATCCACCACTTGGCCACGGTCAGTCTCATCAGCTTCTCCTACATCAACAACATGGTGCGGGTCGGGAGCCTGGTGATGTGCGTCCATGATGCCTCCGACTTCCTGCTAGAG GCAGCTAAAATGGCCAACTACGCCAAGTCCCAGCGTCTGTGCGACTTCCTCTTCGTCATGTTCAGCGTGGTCTTCTTCATCACACGACTCGTGGTGTATCCCATTTG GGTCCTCAACTCCACCATGTTTGAGAGCTGGGCCATCGTGGGGCCGTACCCGTCCTGGTGGCTCTTCAAcattctgctgctggtccttCAGATCCTGCACATCATCTGGTCCTACTTGATCGCCAGGATAGCTATCAAAGCTGTGCTGCGGGGCAAG GTTTGCAACGACGTCCGCAGCGACATTGAGAGCAGCTCAGAGGACGAGAGAGACTCGCCCACTGAAGATCACAAGACTTCCACTCACATGTCTAAAGGAGAGAACGGCACCAACGGTCACTGCGCTGCTCCCAGAGCCAGAGTCCAGAACCACAGCTTGTGA
- the LOC128761062 gene encoding cytochrome c oxidase assembly protein COX14 homolog produces the protein MVSGKRLADIGYRAFSASMMVLTLYGGYLCAMRGYRYMKRQEQLKLAAENQDAELIKD, from the coding sequence ATGGTTTCTGGGAAGCGTCTGGCTGATATCGGGTACCGGGCGTTCTCTGCGTCGATGATGGTGTTGACGCTGTACGGCGGATACCTGTGTGCCATGCGAGGATACCGCTACATGAAGCGGCAGGAGCAGCTGAAACTGGCAGCGGAAAACCAGGACGCTGAACTCATCAAGGACTGA
- the LOC128760964 gene encoding pre-miRNA 5'-monophosphate methyltransferase, with product MAACGDDGGSESMIHSGAAPYGNFINYYTFNEPKNRLSLIPPTLLQDLGCEGNPHTLLLDVGCNSGELSIALYKHLLQEPDTNVHLLGFDLDQTLIEQARKSNPLPASITFIPLDVTEDSEQLLDYLAQRGCSRFHLTVCLAVTMWVHLNHGDSGLLRLLSRLADLSQNLLLEAQPWKCYRSAARRLRKLGRTDFDHFKTLNIKGDISQHATEYLEGQCDMELVQNFGSTTWDRRLLLFRRRPT from the exons ATGGCAGCGTGTGGAGACGATGGCGGCTCTGAGTCGATGATACATTCAGGGGCAGCTCCTTATGGCAACTTTATTAACTATTATACGTTCAACGAGCCGAAGAACAGGCTGAGTCTGATCCCCCCAACGTTGCTGCAGGATTTAGGATGCGAGGGTAATCCCCACACACTCCTGTTGGATGTTGGCTGCAACTCAGGG GAGCTCAGCATTGCCCTCTACAAGCATCTGTTGCAGGAGCCTGACACAAACGTTCACCTCCTGGGCTTCGACCTGGACCAGACCCTGATCGAGCAGGCGAGGAAGAGCAACCCTCTGCCCGCCAGCATCACCTTCATCCCCCTGGATGTCACTGAAGACtctgagcagctgctggactaCCTGGCCCAGCGCGGCTGCTCCCGCTTCCACCTGACTGTGTGTCTGGCCGTCACCATGTGGGTCCACCTCAACCACGGAGACTCGGGTCTCCTGCGGCTGCTGTCCCGCCTGGCGGACCTCAGCCagaacctgctgctggaggcTCAGCCCTGGAAGTGTTACCGCTCGGCGGCCCGGCGCCTCAGGAAACTGGGTCGCACCGACTTTGACCATTTTAAAACGCTGAACATCAAAGGGGACATCAGCCAGCACGCCACCGAGTATTTGGAGGGACAGTGTGACATGGAGCTGGTCCAGAATTTTGGGAGTACGACCTGGGACCGACGGCTCCTGCTTTTTCGGAGGAGGCCCACTTAG